The Thamnophis elegans isolate rThaEle1 chromosome Z, rThaEle1.pri, whole genome shotgun sequence genome contains a region encoding:
- the ANKMY2 gene encoding ankyrin repeat and MYND domain-containing protein 2 isoform X1, with the protein MALPKRGDLNEEERALLEVISSGNNEEASRLLGSKTVRVNCLDEHGMTPLMHAAYKGKTDICRLLMQHGADVNCNNHEYGYTALMFAGLSGNKEITRMVLEAGAEIDVVNSVGRTAAQMAAFVGQHDCVTVINNFFPREKLNYYTKPQGLDKEPKLPIKLAGPLHKIITTTNLHPVKVVLLVKENPLLTEVEAMQKCYKILDLICEKCMKQREMNEVLAIKMHYISCIFKKCILFLEREDKLDGLIKSLLKGRERDGFPVYQEKIIRESIRKFPYCETTLLQQLVRNISPVEIGSDPTAFSVLTQAITGQIGFIDAEFCTTCGEKGANKRCSTCKMVIYCDQTCQKMHWFTHKKSCSMLKKIYEKQTVEAAKEKNKEAAQTAESILTSEEQLSEPETHKDMETKSTGDQREMIPSIKMTVSSPAVCNFLEEETTSENIVSEKVQESEE; encoded by the exons GAAACAACGAAGAAGCTTCAAGACTCCTTGGCAGCAAAACTGTCCGTGTGAATTGTTTAGatgag CATGGAATGACTCCTCTAATGCACGCAGCATATAAAGGTAAAACTGATATATGCAGACTATTGATGCAACATGGAGCTGATGTAAACTGCAACAATCATGAATATGGATATACTGCCTTAATGTTTGCTGGGCTCTCAG GCAACAAAGAAATAACCCGGATGGTGTTAGAGGCTGGAGCAGAGATTGATGTCGTCAATTCTGTGGGGAGAACTGCAGCTCAGATGGCTGCTTTTGTGG GTCAGCATGATTGTGTAACAGTTATCAACAATTTCTTTCCACGTGAAAAGCTAAACTACTACACAAAACCACAAGGACTGGATAAAGAACCCAAGCTTCCAATTAAGCTAGCTGGACCTCTACATAAGATCATTACAACTACTAATTTGCATCCTGTTAAG GTTGTGTTGCTGGTGAAAGAAAATCCTCTTTTGACAGAAGTTGAAGCAATGCAGAAATGTTACAAAATATTGGATCTGATCTGTGAGAAGTGCATGAAGCAGAGAGAAATGAATGAAGTCCTTGCAATTAAAATGCACTACATTAGCTGCATTTTCAAAAAATGTATTCTTTTCCTCGAGCGGGAAGACAAATTGGATGGATTAATCAAAAG CCTAttaaaaggcagagagagagatggatttcCAGTTTATCAAGAGAAGATCATCAGGGAATCTATTCGAAAATTTCCTTACTGTGAAACTACCTTGCTGCAGCAGCTTGTGAGAAACATTTCTCCTGTTGAAATT GGTTCTGATCCCACAGCATTTTCTGTACTTACACAAGCTATTACTGGCCAAATAGGCTTTATAGATGCTGAATTTTGTACAACGTGTGGGGAAAAAGGAGCAAACAAAAGATGTTCCACGTGCAAAATG GTTATTTACTGTGATCAGACTTGCCAGAAAATGCACTGGTTTACACACAAGAAATCATGCAGCATGCTAAAGAAGATTTATGAGAAGCAGACGGTAGAAGcagctaaagaaaaaaataaag AAGCAGCACAAACTGCAGAATCTATTTTAACAAGTGAAGAACAGTTATCTGAACCTGAAACTCATAAAGACATGGAAACAAAAAGTACTGGAGACCAACGTGAAATGATTCCCAGCATAAAAATGACTGTGTCATCTCCAGCAGTTTGT
- the ANKMY2 gene encoding ankyrin repeat and MYND domain-containing protein 2 isoform X2 has protein sequence MALPKRGDLNEEERALLEVISSGNNEEASRLLGSKTVRVNCLDEHGMTPLMHAAYKGKTDICRLLMQHGADVNCNNHEYGYTALMFAGLSGNKEITRMVLEAGAEIDVVNSVGRTAAQMAAFVGQHDCVTVINNFFPREKLNYYTKPQGLDKEPKLPIKLAGPLHKIITTTNLHPVKVVLLVKENPLLTEVEAMQKCYKILDLICEKCMKQREMNEVLAIKMHYISCIFKKCILFLEREDKLDGLIKSLLKGRERDGFPVYQEKIIRESIRKFPYCETTLLQQLVRNISPVEIGSDPTAFSVLTQAITGQIGFIDAEFCTTCGEKGANKRCSTCKMVIYCDQTCQKMHWFTHKKSCSMLKKIYEKQTVEAAKEKNKEQKTL, from the exons GAAACAACGAAGAAGCTTCAAGACTCCTTGGCAGCAAAACTGTCCGTGTGAATTGTTTAGatgag CATGGAATGACTCCTCTAATGCACGCAGCATATAAAGGTAAAACTGATATATGCAGACTATTGATGCAACATGGAGCTGATGTAAACTGCAACAATCATGAATATGGATATACTGCCTTAATGTTTGCTGGGCTCTCAG GCAACAAAGAAATAACCCGGATGGTGTTAGAGGCTGGAGCAGAGATTGATGTCGTCAATTCTGTGGGGAGAACTGCAGCTCAGATGGCTGCTTTTGTGG GTCAGCATGATTGTGTAACAGTTATCAACAATTTCTTTCCACGTGAAAAGCTAAACTACTACACAAAACCACAAGGACTGGATAAAGAACCCAAGCTTCCAATTAAGCTAGCTGGACCTCTACATAAGATCATTACAACTACTAATTTGCATCCTGTTAAG GTTGTGTTGCTGGTGAAAGAAAATCCTCTTTTGACAGAAGTTGAAGCAATGCAGAAATGTTACAAAATATTGGATCTGATCTGTGAGAAGTGCATGAAGCAGAGAGAAATGAATGAAGTCCTTGCAATTAAAATGCACTACATTAGCTGCATTTTCAAAAAATGTATTCTTTTCCTCGAGCGGGAAGACAAATTGGATGGATTAATCAAAAG CCTAttaaaaggcagagagagagatggatttcCAGTTTATCAAGAGAAGATCATCAGGGAATCTATTCGAAAATTTCCTTACTGTGAAACTACCTTGCTGCAGCAGCTTGTGAGAAACATTTCTCCTGTTGAAATT GGTTCTGATCCCACAGCATTTTCTGTACTTACACAAGCTATTACTGGCCAAATAGGCTTTATAGATGCTGAATTTTGTACAACGTGTGGGGAAAAAGGAGCAAACAAAAGATGTTCCACGTGCAAAATG GTTATTTACTGTGATCAGACTTGCCAGAAAATGCACTGGTTTACACACAAGAAATCATGCAGCATGCTAAAGAAGATTTATGAGAAGCAGACGGTAGAAGcagctaaagaaaaaaataaag AGCAGAAAACTCTCTAG